The Cellulomonas sp. P24 genome contains a region encoding:
- a CDS encoding S8 family peptidase, with the protein MAVRDRPHILVPTPPHPEPFTLAAAGGGGEKEGFTGDRRRHGSRLTRELEQAFTAPPDEPETEGTYVTFQSFPGLELALESLDPQRAGDQPELVAVRQDERESGSVQVATVYIPDGKKEYFAKRLTAYVETASTDGARNATLVDGIQSIRRATTRELWTDPEDLYPSEASQTFWWEVWLRRRDGHSRDRFAAFTARFQLRTSEHYLGFGDRTVVLLHATADQLASAFEALDDIAELRRPHDVANLLAELPAMEQADWVEDLRNRLRAADANAPVVCLLDTGIQAGHPLLVDSINESDLHVADPRWRVQPLHPHGTEMAGLALYGDLHGAIVSTQPVRLRHGLESVKFLPDHGDNDRDLYGAMIARSVDLPEIQSADRTRVFMLAVTAPRPVSSTAEADPAEHTDAGRPTSWSATIDALSFGRAIDDTDPKFTYLDRDEPRRPRLFVVSAGNIRDLAATDDHLDRSDVEPVEDPAQAWNALTVGAYSEQDDMSGAPADFAGYAPIAQRGELSPVSRTSVVFDRKKWPFKPEVVADGGNVAASPDKTGVDTPPNLALLTTRLQRPGEGFFTTTRDTSAATAQVAAIAADIQAAYPTLRPETVRALIVHSAEWTPAMSVRLDAATTMGRRVSLLRRYGMGVPNAGRALRSAADALTLIAEARIHPYERDGASNAGKVREMNLHDLPWPVQELENLGETQVRLRITLSYFVEPNPSSRGWTGRYIYPSHGLRFATRRPEESVESFRERINTRARQDGQRPPGLDTEQGWTFGSNQQQAPGSLHTDIWRGTAAALASKGAIAVYPVAGWWKNRGTYDQSSLGVDYSLVVSIESPEVEVDLWTPVAQVVGTVVEITS; encoded by the coding sequence ATGGCTGTACGCGATCGCCCGCACATCCTCGTCCCGACCCCGCCGCATCCCGAGCCGTTCACGCTTGCTGCCGCCGGAGGCGGCGGCGAGAAGGAGGGCTTCACCGGTGACCGGCGACGCCACGGGAGTCGTCTCACCCGCGAGCTCGAGCAAGCGTTCACCGCCCCGCCCGATGAGCCCGAGACGGAAGGCACCTACGTCACATTCCAGTCGTTCCCGGGCCTTGAGCTGGCCCTGGAGAGCCTGGACCCGCAACGAGCGGGGGACCAACCCGAACTTGTAGCTGTGCGACAGGACGAGAGGGAAAGCGGCAGCGTTCAAGTCGCGACCGTGTACATCCCGGACGGCAAGAAGGAGTACTTCGCCAAGCGCCTGACCGCGTACGTCGAGACGGCCAGCACAGATGGAGCGCGCAACGCCACGCTCGTCGATGGAATCCAGTCGATCCGCCGAGCCACCACCCGAGAGCTCTGGACAGACCCGGAGGACCTCTACCCCAGCGAGGCGTCGCAGACGTTCTGGTGGGAAGTGTGGCTCCGCAGACGCGACGGGCACTCGCGTGACCGATTCGCTGCTTTCACTGCGCGATTTCAGTTGCGAACAAGCGAGCACTACCTGGGCTTCGGGGACAGGACCGTCGTGCTCCTGCACGCGACCGCCGACCAACTGGCCTCGGCGTTCGAAGCGCTCGACGACATTGCCGAGTTGAGGCGACCGCACGACGTCGCCAACCTGCTGGCTGAGCTCCCTGCCATGGAGCAGGCCGACTGGGTCGAAGATCTACGCAACCGCTTGCGGGCAGCCGACGCTAACGCACCAGTGGTATGCCTGCTGGACACCGGAATCCAGGCCGGACACCCTCTGCTCGTCGACTCGATCAACGAGAGCGATCTGCATGTGGCCGACCCGCGCTGGCGGGTGCAGCCCCTCCACCCCCACGGCACCGAGATGGCCGGGCTGGCGCTGTACGGCGACCTGCACGGCGCGATCGTCAGCACCCAACCAGTCAGACTGCGCCACGGCCTCGAGTCGGTGAAGTTCCTGCCCGACCACGGGGACAACGACCGCGACCTGTACGGCGCGATGATCGCGCGATCGGTGGACCTGCCCGAGATTCAGTCCGCCGATCGCACTCGAGTGTTCATGCTGGCAGTCACCGCGCCGCGCCCGGTCTCATCGACGGCCGAAGCGGATCCGGCCGAACACACCGACGCAGGACGACCGACGTCGTGGTCGGCAACCATCGACGCACTGTCGTTCGGCCGTGCGATCGACGACACCGACCCGAAGTTCACCTACCTGGATCGCGACGAGCCGCGCAGACCGCGCCTGTTTGTGGTCTCCGCCGGCAACATCCGCGATCTCGCTGCGACTGACGATCACCTTGATCGAAGCGATGTCGAACCGGTCGAGGACCCTGCGCAGGCGTGGAACGCGCTGACCGTCGGCGCCTACTCCGAGCAGGACGACATGTCCGGTGCACCAGCCGACTTCGCCGGCTACGCGCCAATCGCGCAGCGCGGCGAGCTCTCGCCGGTCAGCCGTACCTCGGTCGTCTTTGATCGCAAGAAGTGGCCCTTCAAGCCTGAGGTGGTCGCCGACGGGGGCAACGTCGCCGCTTCACCGGACAAGACCGGCGTGGACACCCCTCCTAACCTCGCGCTGCTCACGACGCGGCTCCAGCGCCCCGGGGAGGGGTTCTTCACCACCACCCGGGACACGTCGGCCGCCACAGCGCAGGTCGCCGCTATCGCAGCGGACATCCAGGCGGCCTACCCGACACTCCGCCCTGAGACCGTCCGGGCCTTGATCGTCCACTCGGCCGAGTGGACACCGGCTATGAGCGTCCGCCTGGATGCTGCAACCACGATGGGTCGCCGGGTGAGCCTCCTACGCCGTTACGGCATGGGTGTACCCAACGCTGGCCGGGCGCTGCGCAGCGCAGCCGACGCACTGACGCTCATCGCCGAGGCGCGTATTCACCCGTACGAACGAGACGGCGCTAGCAACGCCGGCAAGGTCCGCGAGATGAACCTGCATGACCTGCCGTGGCCGGTGCAGGAACTTGAGAATCTTGGCGAGACCCAGGTACGGCTGCGCATCACGCTGTCCTACTTCGTGGAGCCCAACCCCTCAAGCCGCGGCTGGACCGGGCGGTATATCTACCCTTCGCACGGGCTTCGATTCGCGACCCGGCGTCCTGAGGAGAGCGTCGAGTCATTCCGTGAGCGCATCAACACGCGCGCACGGCAAGACGGCCAGCGTCCGCCGGGCCTCGACACCGAACAGGGCTGGACATTCGGGAGCAACCAGCAGCAGGCACCAGGCTCCCTGCACACGGACATCTGGCGAGGAACAGCGGCCGCGCTGGCGAGCAAGGGAGCCATCGCCGTCTATCCGGTCGCCGGCTGGTGGAAGAACCGGGGAACGTACGATCAGAGCAGCCTGGGGGTCGACTACTCGCTCGTCGTGAGCATCGAGTCGCCTGAGGTCGAGGTCGACCTGTGGACGCCAGTTGCACAGGTGGTCGGCACCGTCGTTGAGATCACATCCTGA
- the mobF gene encoding MobF family relaxase — MSIHKLTAGSGYDYLTRQVAAQDATEKGHTSLASYYSAKGEAPGTWIGSGVAGIDGLHEGDEVTAEQMRNLFGAGKHPLAEQLRAAAAGAGLSEREQETATWLGNPFRVYANDTSAFRIRVAREVAALNATRGVRSADPVPLDDRARIRTQVAAQMFREEHGREPADARELAATIAKHSRPRTNAVAGYDLTFSPVKSVSTLWAIADRPTAAAIERAHQAAVRDALTFLESTALFTREGTDGVRQVETRGLVAAAFTHRDSRAGDPDLHSHVAVANKVQTREGGRWLAIDGRLMFAATVAASETYNTALERHLTDTLGVRFEVREGDDPRKRPVREIVGVDPALAARWSDRRASIEERRAELASSFQATHGRPPSPVESVQLAQQATLETRQGKHGPRSLAEQRATWADQALQVLGSESDAQAMLHQALHPPVTPTHRVDAAWVRETAATIQETLQEHRSYWQRWHVQAEAQRRVRGVDVPTRDVDRVIGFLVDEVLTRRSVPLTRTEQDIDTPAALRRSDGASVYTVAGSTLYTSPALLAAEARIVAHAGERDGTRVTSAAVERALAQSAADGLPLNAGQAALVTEMATSGARVQLAIAPAGAGKTTAMRALAAAWTAGGGDVVGLAPSATAATVLGEAIAARTDTMAKLLWHLDHDPEHLPGWARRIGRASLVVVDEAGMADTLSLDRLIEFVTARGASVRLVGDDQQLSAIGAGGVLRDVRATYGALHLTELMRFADPSEGAASLALRDGLPESLGFYLDQRRVHVGDLTTLTDDVFDAWRTDRENGRDAVMLAPTRELVGELNDRARTHRLDGQTPERAVPLADGSTASAGDTVLTRANDRKLRVTGTDWVKNGDRWHVTAVHPTGALTVRHTTSRCSVDLPPDYVRTSVDLGYATTIHTAQGVTADTSHTLLTGQESRQLAYTAVTRGKTANHLYLEVVGDGDEHNVIRPEYVHPLTATDLLERILARDDSAQSAHTTRRVAEDPATLLGQAAARYVDSLHVGAEQLLGAEQVARLDSAADLVVPELTKAAAWPTLRAHLLLLAAQGGDPVLRLRATAGARELDTADDVAAVLDWRLDDTGLRNAGTGPLPWLPGIPASLCEDPQWGPYLAARAAQVRDLTQQVTEQARSDQSTPQWARTGQRRPDDELLVDVAVWRAATGVPDSDRRPTGAPQLGKAAARYQQALDSRLATHHTPALAEWQPLLDRAITDTTRDPFIPVLAERLSALSRASLDAPQVVRRALADGPLPDDHAAGALWWRITGRLSPAVAARAESDHHLAASWTPRLADLVGQDTADTLQASPWWPALVTAVDHAIARGSTVEDLLVGRIADDDVDPCQALVWRISILIDPVIDDPDRYAPTPALGGDDVDPFGQDEPQHALVAPTDDEWQHLLPAVDQTYDDPFAPEPDESASRDPFDDPAIVEAYLTLAAAVRAHATTLPPTDRMIDAQASREFDAAMAPVSPARILELNRLATDYYVRQFPGSWAQPYLAERLRTDLTGDPYVLPGYAPAGWTRLVDHLRRQGVTDLELTESGLASVARTGRLIDRFRDRLIFPITRVAADGQLEPLGFVGRRHPDATDQTGGPKYLNTPDTPLFHKGAQLFAVRRDLLAQGAAPVLAEGPMDALAISLAGQGTYVGVAPLGTSLTEEQAAELAAATHRVGVTPLIATDADLAGQIAAQRDYWLLTAHGINPAAVVLRAGSDPADLLATSGPGDLHVALSRAFPLADALVQERLHTLHGTAGLRAAVIVLAASSPEGWDLGAVRIATATGVPDHVVRRELARAAKRWTHDPRTAAGAQIGGLSLVRDRAMSTAAIAAPDAEPVPSADRHALRARQTPRTRTPRR; from the coding sequence ATGTCGATCCACAAGCTGACGGCCGGGAGCGGGTACGACTACCTGACCCGCCAGGTCGCAGCCCAGGACGCGACCGAGAAGGGCCACACCAGCCTCGCGTCCTACTACTCGGCCAAAGGCGAGGCCCCCGGCACCTGGATCGGGTCCGGGGTGGCCGGCATCGACGGGCTCCACGAGGGCGACGAGGTCACCGCCGAGCAGATGCGCAATCTGTTCGGCGCCGGCAAGCACCCGCTGGCCGAGCAGCTGCGCGCCGCAGCCGCCGGGGCCGGGCTGAGCGAGCGCGAGCAGGAGACCGCCACGTGGCTGGGCAACCCATTCCGGGTCTACGCCAACGACACCTCCGCGTTCCGGATCCGCGTGGCAAGGGAGGTCGCCGCCCTCAACGCCACCCGCGGAGTACGCTCCGCCGACCCGGTGCCGCTGGACGACAGGGCGCGCATTCGCACCCAAGTCGCGGCCCAGATGTTCCGTGAGGAGCACGGCCGCGAGCCCGCCGACGCCCGCGAGCTCGCGGCAACGATCGCCAAGCACTCCCGCCCACGCACCAACGCTGTCGCGGGCTACGACCTCACGTTCTCCCCGGTCAAGAGCGTCAGCACGCTGTGGGCGATCGCCGACCGACCGACCGCGGCCGCGATCGAACGGGCACACCAGGCGGCGGTCAGGGACGCGCTGACGTTCCTCGAGAGCACAGCCCTGTTCACCCGCGAGGGCACCGACGGCGTCCGACAGGTCGAGACCCGCGGCCTCGTCGCTGCCGCGTTCACGCACCGCGACAGCCGCGCCGGCGACCCCGACCTGCACAGCCACGTCGCCGTCGCCAACAAGGTCCAGACCCGCGAGGGCGGTCGGTGGCTGGCCATCGACGGGCGGCTCATGTTCGCCGCGACCGTCGCCGCGTCCGAGACCTACAACACTGCGCTCGAGCGGCACCTGACCGACACCCTCGGTGTGCGGTTCGAGGTCCGCGAGGGCGACGACCCGCGCAAGCGTCCGGTCCGCGAGATCGTCGGCGTCGACCCGGCGTTGGCTGCCCGGTGGTCGGACCGACGAGCCAGCATCGAAGAGCGACGAGCCGAACTGGCCAGCTCGTTCCAGGCCACCCACGGACGCCCGCCCTCCCCCGTGGAGTCCGTGCAGCTGGCACAGCAGGCGACCCTCGAGACCCGGCAGGGCAAGCACGGACCACGCAGTCTCGCCGAGCAGCGCGCCACCTGGGCGGACCAAGCACTGCAGGTCCTCGGCAGCGAGAGCGACGCGCAGGCGATGCTGCACCAAGCACTGCACCCGCCCGTGACGCCCACCCATCGCGTCGATGCCGCGTGGGTCCGCGAGACCGCCGCCACCATCCAGGAGACGCTCCAGGAACACCGCTCCTACTGGCAGCGCTGGCACGTCCAGGCCGAAGCCCAACGCCGTGTCCGCGGCGTCGACGTTCCCACCCGCGACGTCGACCGCGTCATCGGCTTCTTGGTCGACGAGGTCCTGACCCGCCGATCGGTGCCGCTCACCCGCACCGAGCAGGACATCGACACCCCCGCCGCGCTGCGCCGCAGTGACGGCGCGAGCGTCTACACGGTCGCCGGGTCGACCCTCTACACCTCCCCCGCCCTGCTCGCTGCCGAAGCACGGATCGTCGCCCACGCCGGCGAGCGGGACGGCACCCGCGTCACATCCGCCGCGGTCGAACGGGCGCTCGCCCAGTCCGCCGCCGACGGCCTGCCGCTCAACGCCGGGCAGGCAGCCCTTGTCACCGAGATGGCCACTTCCGGTGCACGGGTCCAGCTCGCGATCGCCCCCGCCGGAGCGGGCAAGACGACCGCGATGCGCGCCCTGGCCGCCGCGTGGACGGCTGGCGGCGGGGACGTCGTCGGGCTCGCGCCGTCCGCCACTGCCGCGACGGTTCTGGGTGAGGCCATCGCCGCCCGCACCGACACCATGGCCAAGCTCCTGTGGCACCTGGACCACGATCCGGAGCACCTGCCCGGCTGGGCGCGGCGCATCGGCCGGGCGAGCCTGGTCGTCGTCGACGAAGCCGGCATGGCCGACACCCTCTCCCTGGACCGCCTGATCGAGTTCGTCACCGCACGCGGCGCGTCGGTGCGGCTCGTCGGCGACGACCAGCAGCTGTCCGCGATCGGCGCGGGCGGCGTCCTGCGCGACGTGCGCGCCACCTACGGCGCCCTGCACCTCACCGAGCTGATGCGATTCGCCGACCCCTCCGAGGGCGCCGCCTCCTTGGCCCTGCGCGACGGACTGCCCGAGTCCCTCGGCTTCTACCTCGACCAGCGCCGGGTTCACGTCGGGGACCTCACCACCCTCACCGACGACGTCTTCGACGCCTGGCGCACCGACCGCGAGAACGGCCGCGACGCCGTCATGCTCGCCCCGACCCGCGAACTCGTCGGTGAGCTCAACGACCGCGCCCGCACCCACCGCCTCGACGGTCAGACCCCGGAGCGCGCCGTGCCCCTCGCCGACGGGTCGACCGCCTCGGCCGGCGACACTGTCCTGACCCGGGCCAACGACCGGAAGCTGCGCGTGACCGGCACTGACTGGGTCAAGAACGGTGACCGGTGGCACGTCACCGCCGTGCACCCGACCGGGGCGCTGACCGTCCGGCACACCACCAGCCGATGTAGCGTCGACCTCCCCCCGGACTACGTGCGCACCTCGGTCGACCTCGGCTACGCCACGACGATCCACACCGCCCAGGGCGTCACGGCGGACACCAGCCACACGCTCCTGACCGGGCAGGAGTCCCGGCAGCTCGCCTACACCGCGGTGACGCGCGGCAAGACGGCCAACCACCTGTACCTCGAGGTCGTCGGCGACGGCGACGAGCACAACGTCATCCGCCCCGAGTACGTCCACCCACTCACCGCGACCGACCTCCTCGAACGCATCCTCGCCCGCGACGATTCAGCGCAGTCGGCCCACACCACACGCCGGGTCGCCGAGGACCCCGCCACCCTGCTGGGCCAAGCGGCGGCCCGGTACGTCGACTCCCTGCACGTCGGCGCCGAACAGCTGCTCGGCGCCGAGCAGGTCGCTCGCCTGGACAGCGCCGCGGACCTCGTCGTGCCCGAGCTGACCAAGGCCGCCGCGTGGCCGACTCTGCGCGCGCACCTGCTCCTGCTCGCGGCCCAGGGAGGCGACCCCGTCCTTCGCCTCCGCGCCACGGCCGGTGCACGCGAGCTGGACACCGCGGACGACGTCGCTGCCGTGCTCGACTGGCGGCTGGACGACACCGGCCTGCGCAACGCCGGCACCGGACCCCTGCCCTGGCTGCCCGGCATCCCCGCCTCCTTGTGCGAGGACCCACAGTGGGGCCCGTACCTCGCAGCCCGCGCCGCACAGGTGCGCGACCTCACCCAACAGGTCACCGAGCAGGCGCGATCGGACCAGTCGACGCCGCAGTGGGCCCGCACCGGGCAGCGTCGCCCCGACGACGAGCTCCTCGTCGACGTCGCCGTGTGGCGCGCGGCCACCGGGGTGCCTGACAGCGACCGGCGCCCCACCGGCGCTCCCCAACTCGGCAAGGCCGCCGCCCGGTACCAGCAGGCACTGGACTCCCGCCTGGCCACCCACCACACCCCGGCCCTCGCCGAGTGGCAGCCCCTGCTCGACCGCGCAATCACCGACACCACACGGGACCCGTTCATACCGGTCCTCGCCGAGCGACTCTCAGCCCTGTCCCGCGCCAGTCTCGACGCCCCGCAGGTCGTCCGCCGTGCCCTCGCCGACGGCCCCCTTCCCGACGACCACGCCGCAGGTGCCCTGTGGTGGCGCATCACCGGTCGCCTGTCTCCCGCGGTGGCCGCGCGAGCCGAGTCCGACCACCACCTGGCCGCGTCGTGGACCCCCCGGCTCGCTGACCTCGTCGGCCAGGACACGGCCGACACGTTGCAGGCGAGCCCGTGGTGGCCTGCCCTGGTCACCGCCGTCGACCACGCGATCGCCCGCGGCAGCACCGTCGAGGACCTGCTCGTTGGTCGGATCGCCGACGACGACGTCGACCCGTGCCAGGCGCTCGTCTGGCGGATCTCCATCCTCATAGACCCCGTCATCGACGATCCCGACCGGTACGCGCCCACCCCCGCGCTCGGTGGCGACGACGTCGACCCGTTCGGGCAGGACGAACCGCAACACGCGCTCGTCGCCCCCACCGACGACGAGTGGCAGCACCTGCTGCCCGCGGTTGACCAGACCTACGACGACCCGTTCGCGCCCGAACCGGACGAGTCCGCCTCGAGGGACCCCTTCGACGACCCTGCAATCGTCGAGGCCTACCTCACCCTCGCGGCGGCTGTGCGAGCCCACGCCACCACACTGCCGCCTACCGACCGGATGATTGACGCCCAGGCGTCCCGTGAGTTCGACGCCGCCATGGCACCGGTCAGCCCTGCCCGCATCCTCGAGCTCAACCGACTGGCCACCGACTACTACGTGCGCCAGTTCCCCGGTTCCTGGGCCCAGCCCTACCTGGCCGAACGGCTCCGTACCGACCTGACCGGCGACCCGTACGTGCTCCCCGGGTACGCCCCGGCCGGTTGGACCCGGCTCGTCGATCACCTGCGCCGCCAGGGCGTCACCGACCTGGAGCTCACCGAGTCCGGCCTGGCCAGCGTCGCGCGGACCGGTCGCCTCATCGACCGCTTCCGCGATCGCCTGATCTTCCCGATCACCCGCGTCGCCGCCGACGGCCAGCTCGAACCCCTCGGCTTCGTCGGCCGCCGTCACCCCGACGCGACCGACCAGACCGGCGGACCGAAGTACCTCAACACCCCCGACACCCCGCTGTTCCACAAAGGTGCGCAGCTCTTCGCCGTGCGCCGCGATCTCCTTGCCCAGGGAGCTGCGCCGGTCCTCGCTGAAGGCCCCATGGACGCCCTTGCCATCTCCCTCGCCGGCCAGGGCACCTACGTCGGAGTCGCCCCCCTCGGGACATCGCTCACCGAGGAACAGGCCGCCGAACTTGCTGCCGCCACCCACCGCGTCGGTGTCACACCGCTCATCGCCACCGACGCCGACCTCGCAGGCCAGATCGCCGCCCAACGCGACTATTGGCTCCTCACCGCACACGGCATCAACCCCGCCGCCGTGGTGCTGCGCGCCGGCAGCGACCCCGCCGACCTGCTAGCCACCTCCGGCCCGGGCGACCTCCACGTGGCACTGAGTCGGGCGTTCCCTTTGGCCGACGCGCTCGTGCAGGAGCGCCTCCACACGCTCCATGGCACCGCGGGTCTGCGCGCAGCGGTGATCGTCCTCGCCGCCAGCTCACCCGAAGGCTGGGATCTCGGCGCGGTCCGCATCGCCACGGCGACTGGCGTACCGGACCACGTGGTTCGCCGCGAACTGGCTCGGGCGGCCAAGCGATGGACCCACGACCCTCGGACCGCCGCCGGCGCACAGATCGGCGGCCTGTCGTTGGTACGCGACCGCGCCATGTCCACCGCAGCGATCGCCGCTCCCGACGCGGAGCCGGTGCCGTCCGCTGATCGGCATGCGCTGCGCGCTCGCCAGACACCCCGTACACGCACACCACGGCGATGA
- a CDS encoding DUF4041 domain-containing protein — MRYNPPPGWPTPPPGWAPPPGWKPDPSWPDLPVGWQLWIPAAGLDDEPGTSAGESRVVPSTAIEASLVSGTAQDLLTQPDAATLLSRIAELEVALTAARASRGEAIELSDQRVLQDVGIYRYHHPLEDAAAYKDRLRDLETQIDSIVRVGQPVLAADRFTFDGSLAKGRKMVGDLSKLMLRAYNAEADNCVRSLRSGNISTAKKRLEAAVAAIEKLGTIMEMRVNPAFHALRLAELELTADFQMKVQEERELAREEREQLREQRRAEQELAAERERLEKEKSHYVIVMASLRASGDDAAADELAGRLAQIDEAIEANDYRIANIRAGYVYVISNVGAFGPNVVKIGMTRRLEPRDRIRELGDASVPFRFDVHALFFSEDAITLEGELHRAFEDRRVNFVNERREFFFATPDEVRDLLAAKVGGLLEFTDAPEALEYFQSRSRWPAATLGSGPVVVG, encoded by the coding sequence GTGAGGTACAACCCGCCTCCGGGTTGGCCGACCCCGCCGCCCGGTTGGGCGCCGCCGCCGGGATGGAAGCCCGACCCGTCCTGGCCAGACCTGCCCGTCGGTTGGCAGCTTTGGATACCGGCTGCAGGGCTCGACGACGAGCCTGGAACATCAGCCGGGGAGTCGCGCGTCGTCCCTTCGACAGCGATCGAAGCGAGTCTCGTCTCCGGGACCGCCCAGGACCTGCTGACTCAGCCGGACGCGGCTACGCTTCTGAGTCGCATCGCTGAGCTCGAGGTGGCCTTGACTGCTGCGCGGGCCAGCCGCGGGGAGGCCATCGAGTTGAGTGATCAGCGGGTGCTGCAGGACGTGGGCATCTACCGCTACCACCATCCGCTTGAGGACGCGGCCGCGTATAAGGACAGACTCCGGGACCTCGAAACTCAGATCGACTCGATCGTGAGGGTTGGCCAGCCTGTCTTGGCAGCGGACCGGTTCACCTTCGACGGATCCCTGGCCAAAGGCCGCAAGATGGTCGGCGACCTCTCCAAGTTGATGCTTCGCGCATACAACGCCGAGGCCGACAACTGCGTTCGATCACTGCGATCCGGGAACATCAGCACTGCGAAGAAGCGGCTCGAGGCCGCCGTTGCGGCGATCGAGAAGCTGGGCACGATCATGGAGATGCGGGTGAACCCGGCCTTCCACGCCCTGCGCCTGGCCGAACTGGAACTGACGGCGGACTTCCAGATGAAGGTGCAGGAGGAACGGGAACTCGCACGCGAGGAGCGCGAACAGTTGCGCGAGCAGCGCCGAGCGGAGCAGGAACTTGCGGCCGAGAGGGAACGCCTCGAGAAGGAGAAGTCCCACTACGTCATTGTCATGGCGTCGCTGCGTGCGAGCGGCGACGACGCGGCGGCGGACGAGTTGGCTGGCCGCCTCGCCCAGATCGACGAGGCAATCGAGGCGAACGACTACCGGATCGCCAACATCCGCGCCGGCTACGTCTACGTGATCTCCAACGTCGGCGCCTTCGGCCCAAACGTGGTGAAGATCGGCATGACGCGGCGCCTCGAGCCGCGAGATCGGATCCGGGAACTGGGCGACGCGTCCGTGCCGTTCCGTTTCGACGTACATGCGCTGTTCTTCTCCGAAGACGCCATCACGCTCGAGGGCGAACTGCATAGGGCGTTCGAAGACCGGCGGGTGAACTTCGTAAACGAACGTCGGGAGTTCTTCTTCGCGACACCCGACGAGGTTCGAGACCTCCTAGCCGCGAAGGTCGGGGGCCTGCTTGAGTTCACGGATGCCCCCGAAGCGCTGGAGTACTTCCAAAGTCGCAGTCGATGGCCCGCGGCGACACTCGGTTCGGGGCCCGTCGTCGTCGGCTAG
- a CDS encoding type IV secretory system conjugative DNA transfer family protein — translation MTHRHRRLHPTDVGWRLGRASEPRGGELWVPWDRTAGVIGPQGSGKTLDLLVPALLDAPGAAMATLTKVDDLLLSFGPRSTGGRPCVVLDPFGLVPGLPEVVWDPIRGCVDPLVAERRAKAFTAGTVKGAVAGGHGDTAARFYAAEAAKVLQGFFHAAALTGGSLEDVLRWVARPLAATQPSEILREHPHAASFWGGLLHGALHGDDRTAGNTVTTIQQAMSLFFQDDIRRRCVPRPGYPATAIADVIAAHGTIYLLGREDPYASASPLMTAFAEHVLDTALEIANASSWGRLCPPFHAVLDELPSTAPLPTLRTRMANERALGISFIWAAQAWPQLTAIFGEQETRTLLGLTNTLIVFGGSKDVAFNKEVSDLLGQVRVARTSRQSGQMAGRQMSGEDIAILTPAEVRQLTERHALVLAENGAPIIAKLHRCIDGKAGQRLLAGKDALRVEVAACHRDQLSPEARAVAALAEARRRGLVDDREDTRP, via the coding sequence ATGACGCACCGTCACCGACGACTGCACCCCACCGACGTCGGCTGGAGGCTCGGCAGGGCGAGCGAGCCTCGCGGGGGCGAGCTGTGGGTGCCGTGGGACCGCACCGCGGGCGTGATCGGCCCGCAGGGCTCGGGCAAGACCCTGGACCTGCTCGTGCCCGCGCTCCTCGACGCGCCCGGAGCCGCGATGGCGACCCTCACCAAGGTGGACGACCTGCTGCTGTCGTTCGGCCCGCGGTCCACCGGCGGCCGCCCGTGCGTCGTGCTCGACCCGTTCGGCCTCGTGCCTGGCCTACCGGAGGTGGTGTGGGACCCGATCCGCGGCTGCGTCGACCCGCTCGTTGCCGAGCGCCGCGCGAAGGCGTTCACCGCAGGCACGGTCAAGGGCGCCGTCGCCGGCGGTCATGGCGACACCGCCGCGCGGTTCTACGCCGCCGAGGCCGCCAAGGTGCTTCAGGGCTTCTTCCACGCGGCCGCACTGACCGGCGGCAGCCTGGAGGACGTGCTGCGGTGGGTCGCCCGGCCGCTGGCCGCCACCCAGCCAAGCGAGATCCTGCGCGAACACCCGCACGCTGCGTCGTTCTGGGGCGGGCTGCTGCACGGCGCCCTGCACGGCGACGACCGCACCGCCGGTAACACCGTGACCACCATCCAGCAGGCCATGTCCCTGTTCTTCCAAGACGACATCCGACGCCGATGCGTGCCCCGCCCGGGTTACCCAGCCACAGCGATCGCGGACGTCATCGCGGCGCACGGCACCATCTACCTGCTCGGCCGTGAGGATCCCTACGCCTCCGCCTCGCCGCTCATGACTGCCTTCGCCGAGCACGTCCTCGATACCGCACTGGAGATCGCCAACGCCAGCTCATGGGGACGGCTGTGCCCGCCGTTCCACGCCGTGCTGGACGAGCTGCCCTCGACCGCGCCGCTGCCGACCCTGCGCACCCGCATGGCCAACGAGCGCGCTCTGGGCATTAGCTTCATCTGGGCCGCCCAGGCATGGCCCCAGCTGACAGCGATCTTCGGTGAGCAGGAGACCCGCACCCTGCTCGGGCTGACCAACACCCTGATCGTGTTCGGCGGATCGAAGGACGTCGCGTTCAACAAGGAGGTCTCGGACCTGCTCGGTCAGGTACGCGTAGCGCGCACCTCCCGGCAGAGCGGGCAGATGGCTGGTCGACAGATGTCTGGCGAGGACATCGCGATCCTCACCCCGGCCGAGGTGCGCCAGCTGACCGAGCGGCACGCACTGGTCCTCGCGGAGAACGGTGCGCCGATCATTGCCAAGTTGCATAGATGCATCGACGGCAAGGCGGGCCAGCGACTGCTGGCCGGCAAGGACGCTCTGCGAGTGGAGGTAGCCGCCTGCCACCGGGACCAGCTCAGCCCTGAGGCTCGTGCCGTCGCGGCACTCGCCGAGGCGCGACGCCGCGGCCTCGTCGATGATCGCGAGGACACTCGACCGTGA